CCGGGATAATTAAAAAAACTACTCTTCTTTTTGCTCCTAATATTGGGATTAAAAATTTTAATTTCAAAAAAATTTTTTCAGGCATTCCCTTGAAGATTGATAACGATGCCCGTTCTTTTTTAAGAGGAGAAATTTTATTAGGAATAGCTAAAGAAGCAAAAAATGCCTTTGGTTTTACCATTGGTACGGGAATTGGTCGGGCTTATGCCCAAAAAGGAGTCGTAAAGAAAATAAAAAAATTTGAATATCCGGAAAAATGGGAAAAAGAATATCAAAAAATTCGAGACCAGAAGAACGACTTAAAACTTATCAAATTTTTAGGGGTTAAACTCTCAAATTTATTGAAGCAATATAGAGCTGAAACGATTATAATAGGTGGAGGTCTAATAGAACAGAAAGATTTTTTTAAAAAACTTACAAAAGAACTCCGAAAACAAGGGATAAAAAGCAAAATCAAACCTTCTAACCTTGGAAGAAATTCTGCCGCAATTGGCGCTACTTTAATTTAATGTTTCCCAAAATATAAAGTTTTAAGTTGTCTAAAATATACCTGGGCAT
The window above is part of the bacterium genome. Proteins encoded here:
- a CDS encoding ROK family protein, encoding MPNKYLIGIDIGGTKTRGVLLDGRKIIRTLEIPTTKNKEGLKRELKKIVKKLKPEKRNFSIGIGVAGIIKKTTLLFAPNIGIKNFNFKKIFSGIPLKIDNDARSFLRGEILLGIAKEAKNAFGFTIGTGIGRAYAQKGVVKKIKKFEYPEKWEKEYQKIRDQKNDLKLIKFLGVKLSNLLKQYRAETIIIGGGLIEQKDFFKKLTKELRKQGIKSKIKPSNLGRNSAAIGATLI